A section of the Centropristis striata isolate RG_2023a ecotype Rhode Island chromosome 7, C.striata_1.0, whole genome shotgun sequence genome encodes:
- the ptgesl gene encoding prostaglandin E synthase 2, producing MAAACTRALCKVGCRILESPAARRPGSVSYLLGNVGGGASRRAYGTSGGPGLSSMGRGGSRVLGCAVLLGAGLGLYQTVKFRLQQHLAEECTQACGGAGGLKLQLTLYQYKTCPFCSKVRAFLDYHGLPYEVVEVNPVMRKELKWSTYRKVPILMVDHNVQLNDSSVIISSLKSYLINQKKDKRISEVLLCYPEMKSVDDRGKEVTEFSNKYWLMLSEDDTAAVYPEKGSQKEEMKWRKWADEWLVHLISPNVYRTTDEALAAFDYIVREGKFGTFEGFFAKYVGASAMYLISKRLKRRYNLQDDVRQDLYKAVDEWVAAIGKNRKFMGGSQPNLADLAVFGVLRVMEGLQAFDEMMANTKIKHWYRRVERATLNHDGRNCFVV from the exons ATGGCGGCCGCATGCACCAGAGCCCTCTGTAAGGTCGGCTGCAGGATTCTGGAGTCCCCCGCCGCCCGCCGGCCCGGCTCCGTCTCCTACCTGCTGGGTAATGTGGGCGGAGGCGCCTCCAGGAGGGCGTACGGTACCTCCGGCGGGCCCGGGCTGTCCTCTATGGGCCGGGGGGGCAGCAGGGTGCTGGGCTGCGCTGTGCTGCTCGGTGCCGGTCTGGGTCTCTATCAAACTGTCAAGTTCAGGCTCCAGCAGCACCTGGCCGAGGAGTGCACCCAG GCGTGTGGAGGAGCGGGCGGTCTGAAGCTGCAGCTGACCCTGTACCAGTACAAGACGTGCCCGTTCTGCAGCAAGGTGCGAGCCTTCCTGGACTACCACGGGCTGCCCTACGAGGTGGTGGAGGTGAACCCGGTGATGAGGAAGGAGCTCAAGTGGTCCACCTACAGAAAAGTTCCCATCCTGATGGTGGACCACAACGTG CAACTGAACGACTCGTCTGTCATCATCAGCTCCCTCAAGTCATATTTAATCaaccaaaaaaa GGACAAACGGATATCTGAGGTCTTGCTCTGCTACCCCGAGATGAAGTCAGTGGACGACCGAGGGAAGGAGGTGACGGAGTTCAGCAACAAGTACTGGCTGATGCTGAGTGAGGACGACACAGCCGCCGTCTACCCAGAGAAGGGCTCCCAGAA agaggagatgaagtggcGTAAGTGGGCTGACGAGTGGCTCGTGCATCTCATCTCTCCCAATGTGTACCGGACCACCGACGAGGCCCTGGCAGCCTTCGACTACATCGTGCGCGAGGGAAAGTTCGGCACTTTCGAAGGTTTCTTTGCTAAATACGTGGGTGCTTCGGCCATGTACCTCATCTCCAAAAGGCTGAAGAGACG ATACAACCTGCAGGACGACGTCCGGCAGGATCTGTACAAGGCCGTGGACGAGTGGGTGGCGGCCATCGGCAAGAACAGGAAGTTCATGGGTGGAAGTCAGCCCAACCTGGCAGACCTG gcggtGTTCGGCGTGCTGCGGGTGATGGAGGGGCTGCAGGCGTTTGATGAAATGATGGCGAACACCAAGATCAAACACTGGTACAGACGGGTGGAGAGGGCCACGCTCAACCACGACGGCCGCAactgttttgtggtttaa